One region of Mobula birostris isolate sMobBir1 chromosome 24, sMobBir1.hap1, whole genome shotgun sequence genomic DNA includes:
- the coil gene encoding coilin isoform X3, producing the protein MAALRLRLAFDYPPPLLPSARFCWLLLPAEQCRVVADLESIIRGRFGFSRRTRLHLFLDGGLLPPNESVLLVRDNDSIRVRQEELPADRPVAGEDAGGLLVNKKGSRHRSVERKSRKRRKLAELSEGQTPNSTEESVCGVTTERLGKRKKAAEDGAQKKHGKKRKYKRSSEWERIEACSESPTLQRHSPATTRIVPASGSREWERVVARSESPTLQCHSPATTHTVSASDRFSAGELDHHVPATNGVLSVPGLAGKGQNCRSLEQTSMPAAAETSSNTDTPSSDSDDPMGSREAIPSPASITALPASSSSAGSRDSRPEKPGGVETASGCQTAPPCHPGRMGFGLGCGRGRGRGGVTPPWVGAKGWQQQGPTRGRGRGTGAPHNHYPRGRDTKPGEWLEPAPVPAQHRTLESVPKVPPRDYSKLPLLAAPPQVGERIAFKVLELSENYTPELSDYKEGRIVSYDAETQQVELSVESETSGSSKEPGKFDLVYQSENGEAVVEYAVTRESQTKHYVW; encoded by the exons ATGGCGGCGCTCCGCCTGCGCCTCGCTTTCGACTACCCGCCGCCGCTGTTGCCTTCCGCCCGGTTTTGCTGGCTATTACTGCCCGCCGAGCAATGCCGAGTGGTGGCCGACCTGGAGAGCATCATCCGCGGCCGCTTCGGCTTCAGTCGCCGCACccggctgcacctcttcctggacgGTGGTCTGCTGCCGCCCAACGAGAGCGTCCTGTTGGTGCGGGACAACGACTCGATCCG GGTGAGACAAGAGGAATTGCCGGCAGACAGACCTGTGGCTGGTGAGGATGCAGGTGGGCTGCTGGTGAACAAGAAAGGGAGCAGACACCGATCGGTGGAGAGGAAGAGCAGAAAGCGGAGGAAGCTCGCAGAGCTGAGCGAGGGACAAACCCCCAACTCGACCGAGGAATCTGTCTGCGGCGTAACCACAGAGCGTTTGGGGAAGAGAAAGAAGGCAGCAGAGGACGGTGCTCAGAAAAAACATGGCAAGAAGAGAAAATATAAGCGCAGCAGCGAGTGGGAGAGGATTGAAGCTTGCAGTGAGAGCCCCACGTTACAACGACACTCCCCAGCCACAACACGCATTGTCCCAGCCTCGGGGagcagagagtgggagagggttgTAGCTCGCAGTGAGAGCCCTACATTACAATGCCACTCCCCAGCCACAACACACACCGTCTCAGCCTCAGACAGGTTCTCGGCCGGTGAACTGGATCACCATGTTCCGGCGACTAATGGTGTTTTGTCGGTGCCCGGCCTCGCTGGGAAGGGACAGAACTGCAGGAGTTTGGAGCAGACAAGCATGCCGGCAGCAGCAGAGACAAGCagcaacactgacacacccagcaGTGATTCAGACGACCCCATGGGGAGCCGGGAGGCTATTCCTAGCCCTGCCTCGATCACAGCCCTTCCTGCCTCCAGCTCGTCCGCAGGCTCCAGGGATTCCCGGCCAGAGAAGCCAGGGGGAGTGGAGACTGCATCTGGATGTCAGACTGCCCCACCCTGTCACCCAGGGAGAATGGGCTTCGGACTGGGGTGCGGGAGGGGCCGTGGACGAGGAGGTGTGACTCCACCGTGGGTCGGTGCAAAGGGCTGGCAGCAGCAGGGTCCCACTCGGGGCAGGGGCCGAGGGACTGGAGCCCCACACAACCACTATCCACGTGGCCGTGATACGAAGCCGGGAGAATGGTTGGAACCTGCGCCCGTGCCTGCACAGCACCGGACCTTGGAG AGTGTCCCCAAGGTTCCTCCGAGGGATTACAGCAAGCTGCCGCTCCTGGCCGCTCCACCACAGGTTGGGGAACGGATTGCCTTCAAG GTGCTGGAGCTGTCGGAGAATTACACACCGGAACTGTCTGATTACAAG GAAGGAAGAATCGTGAGTTACGATGCTGAAACCCAGCAGGTGGAGCTCAGTGTGGAATCAGAAACCTCAG GAAGTTCCAAAGAGCCTGGAAAGTTTGACCTGGTTTATCAGTCTGAGAACGGAGAGGCTGTGGTGGAGTATGCAGTGACAAGGGAGTCCCAG
- the coil gene encoding coilin isoform X1, translating into MAALRLRLAFDYPPPLLPSARFCWLLLPAEQCRVVADLESIIRGRFGFSRRTRLHLFLDGGLLPPNESVLLVRDNDSIRVRQEELPADRPVAGEDAGGLLVNKKGSRHRSVERKSRKRRKLAELSEGQTPNSTEESVCGVTTERLGKRKKAAEDGAQKKHGKKRKYKRSSEWERIEACSESPTLQRHSPATTRIVPASGSREWERVVARSESPTLQCHSPATTHTVSASDRFSAGELDHHVPATNGVLSVPGLAGKGQNCRSLEQTSMPAAAETSSNTDTPSSDSDDPMGSREAIPSPASITALPASSSSAGSRDSRPEKPGGVETASGCQTAPPCHPGRMGFGLGCGRGRGRGGVTPPWVGAKGWQQQGPTRGRGRGTGAPHNHYPRGRDTKPGEWLEPAPVPAQHRTLESVPKVPPRDYSKLPLLAAPPQVGERIAFKVLELSENYTPELSDYKEGRIVSYDAETQQVELSVESETSGSSKEPGKFDLVYQSENGEAVVEYAVTRESQLTQSWSSLVEPRLIVPFAAETEALEMAC; encoded by the exons ATGGCGGCGCTCCGCCTGCGCCTCGCTTTCGACTACCCGCCGCCGCTGTTGCCTTCCGCCCGGTTTTGCTGGCTATTACTGCCCGCCGAGCAATGCCGAGTGGTGGCCGACCTGGAGAGCATCATCCGCGGCCGCTTCGGCTTCAGTCGCCGCACccggctgcacctcttcctggacgGTGGTCTGCTGCCGCCCAACGAGAGCGTCCTGTTGGTGCGGGACAACGACTCGATCCG GGTGAGACAAGAGGAATTGCCGGCAGACAGACCTGTGGCTGGTGAGGATGCAGGTGGGCTGCTGGTGAACAAGAAAGGGAGCAGACACCGATCGGTGGAGAGGAAGAGCAGAAAGCGGAGGAAGCTCGCAGAGCTGAGCGAGGGACAAACCCCCAACTCGACCGAGGAATCTGTCTGCGGCGTAACCACAGAGCGTTTGGGGAAGAGAAAGAAGGCAGCAGAGGACGGTGCTCAGAAAAAACATGGCAAGAAGAGAAAATATAAGCGCAGCAGCGAGTGGGAGAGGATTGAAGCTTGCAGTGAGAGCCCCACGTTACAACGACACTCCCCAGCCACAACACGCATTGTCCCAGCCTCGGGGagcagagagtgggagagggttgTAGCTCGCAGTGAGAGCCCTACATTACAATGCCACTCCCCAGCCACAACACACACCGTCTCAGCCTCAGACAGGTTCTCGGCCGGTGAACTGGATCACCATGTTCCGGCGACTAATGGTGTTTTGTCGGTGCCCGGCCTCGCTGGGAAGGGACAGAACTGCAGGAGTTTGGAGCAGACAAGCATGCCGGCAGCAGCAGAGACAAGCagcaacactgacacacccagcaGTGATTCAGACGACCCCATGGGGAGCCGGGAGGCTATTCCTAGCCCTGCCTCGATCACAGCCCTTCCTGCCTCCAGCTCGTCCGCAGGCTCCAGGGATTCCCGGCCAGAGAAGCCAGGGGGAGTGGAGACTGCATCTGGATGTCAGACTGCCCCACCCTGTCACCCAGGGAGAATGGGCTTCGGACTGGGGTGCGGGAGGGGCCGTGGACGAGGAGGTGTGACTCCACCGTGGGTCGGTGCAAAGGGCTGGCAGCAGCAGGGTCCCACTCGGGGCAGGGGCCGAGGGACTGGAGCCCCACACAACCACTATCCACGTGGCCGTGATACGAAGCCGGGAGAATGGTTGGAACCTGCGCCCGTGCCTGCACAGCACCGGACCTTGGAG AGTGTCCCCAAGGTTCCTCCGAGGGATTACAGCAAGCTGCCGCTCCTGGCCGCTCCACCACAGGTTGGGGAACGGATTGCCTTCAAG GTGCTGGAGCTGTCGGAGAATTACACACCGGAACTGTCTGATTACAAG GAAGGAAGAATCGTGAGTTACGATGCTGAAACCCAGCAGGTGGAGCTCAGTGTGGAATCAGAAACCTCAG GAAGTTCCAAAGAGCCTGGAAAGTTTGACCTGGTTTATCAGTCTGAGAACGGAGAGGCTGTGGTGGAGTATGCAGTGACAAGGGAGTCCCAG
- the coil gene encoding coilin isoform X2, whose amino-acid sequence MAALRLRLAFDYPPPLLPSARFCWLLLPAEQCRVVADLESIIRGRFGFSRRTRLHLFLDGGLLPPNESVLLVRDNDSIRVRQEELPADRPVAGEDAGGLLVNKKGSRHRSVERKSRKRRKLAELSEGQTPNSTEESVCGVTTERLGKRKKAAEDGAQKKHGKKRKYKRSSEWERIEACSESPTLQRHSPATTRIVPASGSREWERVVARSESPTLQCHSPATTHTVSASDRFSAGELDHHVPATNGVLSVPGLAGKGQNCRSLEQTSMPAAAETSSNTDTPSSDSDDPMGSREAIPSPASITALPASSSSAGSRDSRPEKPGGVETASGCQTAPPCHPGRMGFGLGCGRGRGRGGVTPPWVGAKGWQQQGPTRGRGRGTGAPHNHYPRGRDTKPGEWLEPAPVPAQHRTLESVPKVPPRDYSKLPLLAAPPQVGERIAFKVLELSENYTPELSDYKEGRIVSYDAETQQVELSVESETSGSSKEPGKFDLVYQSENGEAVVEYAVTRESQSLSGFVKKSGGRLQCPDVQS is encoded by the exons ATGGCGGCGCTCCGCCTGCGCCTCGCTTTCGACTACCCGCCGCCGCTGTTGCCTTCCGCCCGGTTTTGCTGGCTATTACTGCCCGCCGAGCAATGCCGAGTGGTGGCCGACCTGGAGAGCATCATCCGCGGCCGCTTCGGCTTCAGTCGCCGCACccggctgcacctcttcctggacgGTGGTCTGCTGCCGCCCAACGAGAGCGTCCTGTTGGTGCGGGACAACGACTCGATCCG GGTGAGACAAGAGGAATTGCCGGCAGACAGACCTGTGGCTGGTGAGGATGCAGGTGGGCTGCTGGTGAACAAGAAAGGGAGCAGACACCGATCGGTGGAGAGGAAGAGCAGAAAGCGGAGGAAGCTCGCAGAGCTGAGCGAGGGACAAACCCCCAACTCGACCGAGGAATCTGTCTGCGGCGTAACCACAGAGCGTTTGGGGAAGAGAAAGAAGGCAGCAGAGGACGGTGCTCAGAAAAAACATGGCAAGAAGAGAAAATATAAGCGCAGCAGCGAGTGGGAGAGGATTGAAGCTTGCAGTGAGAGCCCCACGTTACAACGACACTCCCCAGCCACAACACGCATTGTCCCAGCCTCGGGGagcagagagtgggagagggttgTAGCTCGCAGTGAGAGCCCTACATTACAATGCCACTCCCCAGCCACAACACACACCGTCTCAGCCTCAGACAGGTTCTCGGCCGGTGAACTGGATCACCATGTTCCGGCGACTAATGGTGTTTTGTCGGTGCCCGGCCTCGCTGGGAAGGGACAGAACTGCAGGAGTTTGGAGCAGACAAGCATGCCGGCAGCAGCAGAGACAAGCagcaacactgacacacccagcaGTGATTCAGACGACCCCATGGGGAGCCGGGAGGCTATTCCTAGCCCTGCCTCGATCACAGCCCTTCCTGCCTCCAGCTCGTCCGCAGGCTCCAGGGATTCCCGGCCAGAGAAGCCAGGGGGAGTGGAGACTGCATCTGGATGTCAGACTGCCCCACCCTGTCACCCAGGGAGAATGGGCTTCGGACTGGGGTGCGGGAGGGGCCGTGGACGAGGAGGTGTGACTCCACCGTGGGTCGGTGCAAAGGGCTGGCAGCAGCAGGGTCCCACTCGGGGCAGGGGCCGAGGGACTGGAGCCCCACACAACCACTATCCACGTGGCCGTGATACGAAGCCGGGAGAATGGTTGGAACCTGCGCCCGTGCCTGCACAGCACCGGACCTTGGAG AGTGTCCCCAAGGTTCCTCCGAGGGATTACAGCAAGCTGCCGCTCCTGGCCGCTCCACCACAGGTTGGGGAACGGATTGCCTTCAAG GTGCTGGAGCTGTCGGAGAATTACACACCGGAACTGTCTGATTACAAG GAAGGAAGAATCGTGAGTTACGATGCTGAAACCCAGCAGGTGGAGCTCAGTGTGGAATCAGAAACCTCAG GAAGTTCCAAAGAGCCTGGAAAGTTTGACCTGGTTTATCAGTCTGAGAACGGAGAGGCTGTGGTGGAGTATGCAGTGACAAGGGAGTCCCAG